The Sphingomicrobium aestuariivivum DNA window GCAGCCGAGTGCATGGGCAACGGGTGCCTCGACATCCTCGGAGTTGGTGCCGACATTGCCGATGTGCGGGAAAGTGAAGGCGATGACCTGCCGCGCGTAGCTCGGGTCGGTCATCACTTCCTGGTAGCCGGTCATGGCGGTGTTGAAGCACAGTTCGCCGACCGCTTCGCCGGTGGCGCCGAAGCCCTGTCCCCTGATGATGCGGCCGTCGGAAAAGACGATGATGCCGGTGGCGGTGTCGAGGGGGTGCGCGCGTTGAGGCATCGGCAGCTGAGGCTCCGTTGGTCAGGTGGGTGTCGGCGATGTTGCTAAGCCACAGCCGCTACGCTTGTTCCCCCTCCCCGTCAACGGGTGGGAAAGGGGCAAAAGCACGGCTAAACCTTTTTCTTTTTCCATTGAACGAGAAGACGCGATGATTCGGGACGATCTCAAGGCGGCGATGATCGCCGGCATGAAGGCGGGCGAGAAGGACAAGGTGGCGACGATCCGCCTGATCCAGTCCGAGGTGAAGAACAAGGACATCGAGGCGCGCACGCAGGGCGAGGTCAAGGACGATGACGCCCATGTCACCGCCGTCCTCCAGAAGATGGTCAAGCAGCGCCGCGAATCGGCCGAGATGTTCCGTAAGGGCGGCGCCGAGGATCGCGCCGCGACCGAGGAAGCCGAAATTGCCGTCATCGAGACCTTCCTGCCCGCGCAGATGAGCGACGAGGAAATCGAGGCCGCCGTCGCCGCGATCATCGCCGACACGGGCGCGACCGGCATGAAGGACATGGGCCGCGTGATGGGCGAAGTGCGCGGTCGCCACGGCGCCGCGATCGAGCCCGCCAAGGCGAGCGCTGCCGCCAAGAAACAGCTCGCGGGCGGCTAAGCTTCCTTGTCGCTCCCTCCTTCCTTCCTTGATGAGCTCAGGGCACGCACCCGTGTGTCCGCGGTCGTCGGCAATGACGTGAAGCTCCTCAAGGCGGGCAAGGAGTTTAAGGCCTGCTGCCCCTTCCACGACGAGAAGACCCCGAGCTTCTACGTCAACGACCAGAAGGGGTTTTACCACTGCTTCGGCTGCGGGGCGCATGGCGATGCGATCAGCTATCTCGTCGACGGGCGGGGCATGGGCTTCATGGATGCGGTCAAGGACCTTGCGGCCAAGGCCGGGATGGAGGTCCCCGCCCCCGACCCGCAGTCGCAAAAGCGCGCAGAACGGCGTGCGGGGCTGGTCGATGTGACCGAGGCCGCTGCCGACTGGTATGAGGAGCAACTGGCGGGGATCGAAGGGGCGCAGGCGCGTGCCTATCTCGAAAAGCGCGGGCTGTCGGCGGCAATCATCACGCGGTTCAGGCTCGGCTTCGCGCCCGATGACCGCGGCCGGCTGAAGCGCGCGCTCGACCGCTTCGGCGT harbors:
- a CDS encoding GatB/YqeY domain-containing protein, producing MIRDDLKAAMIAGMKAGEKDKVATIRLIQSEVKNKDIEARTQGEVKDDDAHVTAVLQKMVKQRRESAEMFRKGGAEDRAATEEAEIAVIETFLPAQMSDEEIEAAVAAIIADTGATGMKDMGRVMGEVRGRHGAAIEPAKASAAAKKQLAGG